The following proteins come from a genomic window of Drosophila sulfurigaster albostrigata strain 15112-1811.04 chromosome X, ASM2355843v2, whole genome shotgun sequence:
- the LOC133847792 gene encoding amyloid protein-binding protein 2 gives MAAHQQLLALMSSASGHNNNNSPEPLYDLALNAVVNSLDCKVPALGRISKLPELPRNLLIDVYERISQRDDLKESLLEELSKLRVFRCLVRFTSARNQLLRIVASLMASNKSLTRRLSEAYEVLFSVPQIDQPEQSEQIGDSSHKLDKELFSDEYIKMQITEQQQNAAAGCSSSSDSSSSSSSSSSSSLPASTTTSSEIDDHQHSQLPNVTVKLADLLDDLDDLDDQDALAIDLGLRLGSFLSEAGWMQESISVLSCLNERLKRMPAFKNMLVTRVDCLQRLLYAESSHCNFKLAQQTYAELIKLAPMFDRQVPSPLIAMAYTQISSMYFARNEYNNSHMWSVKALHHLHVSAPTRVAIDVLRQAAKACVVKRDFARANLLICQAVRRAREHFGPTHQKYGDALLDYGFFLLNVDSVFQSVNVYKEALAVRRGIFGNMNFHVAIAHEDLSYAYYVHEYSTGDFSCAQDHVDKAVNIMKNLVPSNHLMLASAKRVKALLLEEIALDKIADGMDEEDLLLQSEELHNFALQLSLEVFGEVNVQTAKHYGNLGRLYQTMNRFDEAERMHQKAIKIKTDLLGPYDYEVGLSIGHLASLYNYQMKKFRQAEDLYLRSIDISLRLFGSTYSGLEYDYLGLCHVYETLHEFEKYLRYAHILENWQLLRGQNLTQNKSSYPAIEEDYSIDLVKAKFFTDSSSTHKNVGGASSSSTSLPSTSAN, from the exons ATCTCGCAACGTGATGACTTGAAGGAGTCACTGTTGGAGGAGCTCTCCAAGCTTCGGGTATTCAGATGCCTCGTCCGCTTCACATCAGCGCGCAATCAATTGCTGCGCATTGTCGCTTCCTTAATGGCCAGCAACAAGTCGCTGACGCGTCGCCTCAGCGAGGCCTACGAAGTGCTCTTCAGTGTACCACAAATCGACCAGCCCGAACAGAGCGAACAGATTGGCGATAGCAGTCATAAATTGGACAAGGAACTGTTTAGTGATGAGTACATTAAAATGCAGATTACCGAGCAACAACAGAATGCCGCAGctggctgcagcagcagcagcgattcgtcatcatcatcatcatcatcatcatcatcatcattaccAGCATCAACGACGACGTCCAGCGAGATCGACGATCATCAACATTCACAACTGCCGAATGTCACAGTAAAGTTGGCCGACTTGCTGGACGACCTCGATGATTTGGATGATCAGGATGCGCTGGCCATTGATTTGGGACTGCGCTTGGGCAGCTTTCTGTCCGAGGCAGGCTGGATGCAGGAGAGCATCTCAGTGCTGTCGTGCCTCAACGAAAGACTGAAGCGCATGCCGGCCTTCAAGAATATGCTGGTCACGCGAGTCGACTGTTTGCAGCG TCTACTTTATGCGGAATCATCTCACtgtaatttcaaattggcGCAACAAACGTACGCGGAACTGATCAAGCTGGCGCCCATGTTCGATCGCCAAGTGCCCTCGCCATTGATTGCGATGGCCTACACACAAATCTCGTCCATGTACTTTGCCCGCAACGAGTACAACAACAGTCACATGTGGAGCGTGAAGGCGCTGCATCATTTGCATGTGTCAGCGCCCACACG CGTTGCCATCGATGTGCTGCGTCAGGCGGCCAAAGCTTGTGTGGTTAAACGAGATTTTGCACGCGCCAATTTGCTCATCTGCCAAGCTGTGCGGCGTGCTCG TGAACACTTTGGTCCAACGCATCAGAAATACGGCGATGCACTGCTCGATTATGGCTTCTTTTTGCTGAACGTCGATTCGGTGTTTCAATCGGTTAATGTGTACAAGGAAGCGTTGGCTGTGCGTCGTGGCATCTTTGGCAACATGAATTTCCATGTGGCCATCGCCCACGAGGATCTTTCGTATGCGTATTACGTGCATGAATATAGCACTGGTGACTTCAGTTGTGCCCAAGATCATGTGGATAAGGCGGTTAACATTATGAAGAATCTGGTGCCAAGCAATCATTTAATGTTGGCATCGGCGAAGCGTGTGAAAGCCCTGTTGCTAGAGGAGATTGCGCTCGATAAGATCGCCGATGGCATGGATGAGGAGGATTTGCTGTTGCAATCGGAGGAGCTGCACAATTTCGCGCTGCAACTCTCGCTGGAGGTGTTTGGCGAGGTGAATGTGCAGACGGCGAAACATTATGGAAATCTGGGGCGTTTGTATCAAACAATGAATCGTTTCGACGAGGCCGAGCGTATGCATCAGAAGGCCATCAAAATCAAGACAGATCTCCTTGGTCCCTATGACTACGAGGTTGGACTGTCGATTGGCCATTTGGCGTCGCTCTACAACTATCAAATGAAAAAGTTTCGCCAGGCCGAAGATCTATATCTGCGCAGCATTGATATAA GCTTGCGTTTGTTTGGCAGCACTTACTCGGGCTTGGAGTACGATTATCTGGGACTGTGCCATGTCTATGAGACACTCCATgaatttgaaaagtatttacGCTACGCTCACATTCTCGAAAATTGGCAGCTATTGCGCGGCCAAAATCTAACACAAAAC AAATCCAGCTATCCGGCGATTGAGGAGGATTACTCCATTGATCTGGTGAAGGCAAAGTTTTTTACCGATAGCAGCAGCACGCATAAAAATGTTGGAGGCGCCTCTAGTTCTTCAACGTCGTTGCCCAGCACAAGCGCTAATTGA